From Paenibacillus sp. V4I7, one genomic window encodes:
- a CDS encoding polysaccharide lyase family 8 super-sandwich domain-containing protein yields the protein MNFLFKKFVVYSLITCLLMYSFMLLLGPAQSASAADEYDLLRDRWKTYLTGGSAINVSDPEIAVKIDQIETNANSYWLSMNKTAGRTYLWNDLAGWSASSTISSNYVRLKEMALAYATTGSSLYGNTSLAADILSGLDWMYANKYNETKGESGNWWDWEIGVPLNLTDAMVLIYDQMSATQTTNYTKALDKFVPDPTYRTNSPSLKETGANRLDKALIVSLRGVVTKSSTKLAQGRDAISQVLLYVKDGDGFYEDGSFIQHDYVAYTGSYGAVLIGDMAKLMYLLGGSSWNVTDPNLANVIRWVTEAYQPFLYKGAMMDTVRGRAIARETQQDHQMGRGIISSLVLLADGMNAQDAATIRQIAKGQIASDTTFASYTEGLSIFNIGKIKALINDSSVVPAAELLETHVFAGMDRALHLRPNFGLALGLFSTRISAFEYGTPGENKKPWWQGAGAAYLYNSDQTQFNGAYWPTVNAVRLPGTTTDGSTGTLSSFKFNTSNWAGGSSVDGPYGSVGMQFSMSSNTGTPLSGKKSWFLFGDTYIALGSDITSTGGRTVETIVENRKLNAGGTNTLTVDGIAKPSTIGWSEAMTGAQWAHLAGSVPGSDIAYVFPGGATVNGLRETRTGSWNDIYTGTSTNVLTADYASLSLNHGVNPTQASYAYAVLPGKTAAEAAAYASNPGFNVLKNTGTVQAVKDTEANAVGANFWTDSAQTIQVDGNDYLTSNKKASVTVVESGNELQIGISDPTQSNTGTIEIELHRATTGVIGLDSGITVKQFAPTTKLEVKAGGSIGKTFLAKLNIGQPTTSAAPQLIEVTKGDGSATLKWSGYTGAAGYRVYYGTTAGSYTNSVDVSAVSAGETSYTVTGLTNKATYYFIVKAVNGSGESAPSGELSITLPDMVSFAPTADTYVRNGSYANTNNGTDPSLVVKNDGTGFNRQSFLKFDLSSFTGLIKSAKIRLVPTSIGKSGISQQANIATNDSWSETGMTWNNQPGVGTLLANWTAPTVGTPVEFDVTGAVYDAISTDKTFSIRIMATTNQGSTGDVIYASKENATANYRPVLIIEKPTYIPAATIDNAPAGWVNHDVTVTLTPGDGGSGVAGTFYTVNGGIEQQGTSVTITTEGSHTISYWSVDKEGNVESPHTAVVQLDKMAPTLNVILDKTALWLANHQMNTVNASVYANDNLSGIASVLLASITSSESDNGPGDGHTSTDIQGAEIGMLDTEYMLRAERSGKGNGRIYTITYTAFDQAGNITSASATVTVPHDQSGKL from the coding sequence ATGAACTTTCTATTTAAGAAATTCGTCGTGTATTCGCTGATTACATGTCTTCTGATGTATTCGTTCATGCTTTTGTTGGGGCCGGCACAATCGGCTAGCGCAGCCGATGAGTATGATTTGCTTAGGGATAGATGGAAGACGTATTTGACAGGGGGTTCAGCAATAAACGTATCGGATCCGGAAATTGCGGTGAAAATCGACCAAATCGAAACGAACGCGAACAGCTACTGGTTGTCGATGAACAAAACTGCGGGACGTACGTATTTGTGGAACGACTTGGCGGGCTGGAGCGCATCCAGCACGATTTCCTCCAACTACGTTCGGTTGAAGGAAATGGCGCTGGCGTATGCAACAACTGGTTCGTCGTTATACGGAAATACAAGTTTGGCAGCCGATATCCTTAGCGGCTTGGATTGGATGTACGCGAACAAATATAACGAGACGAAGGGCGAATCAGGCAACTGGTGGGACTGGGAAATCGGCGTTCCGCTGAACTTGACCGACGCGATGGTTTTGATCTACGATCAAATGTCCGCTACGCAAACGACCAACTATACGAAAGCGTTGGATAAATTCGTACCGGATCCGACTTATCGTACGAATTCCCCGTCGCTTAAGGAAACCGGGGCGAACCGTTTAGATAAAGCACTAATCGTCTCTCTGCGTGGCGTCGTCACAAAGTCGAGCACCAAGCTTGCCCAGGGACGGGATGCGATCAGTCAAGTTCTATTATATGTAAAGGACGGAGACGGCTTTTACGAAGACGGCTCGTTCATTCAGCACGATTATGTCGCATATACGGGAAGCTACGGTGCGGTGCTGATTGGTGATATGGCCAAACTGATGTATTTGCTAGGAGGTTCAAGTTGGAATGTCACCGATCCGAATCTTGCCAACGTCATTCGCTGGGTGACAGAAGCGTATCAGCCGTTTCTGTACAAAGGGGCGATGATGGATACGGTACGAGGTCGGGCGATTGCACGGGAAACGCAGCAGGATCATCAAATGGGCCGAGGGATCATTTCCTCGCTTGTGCTGCTGGCGGATGGAATGAACGCACAAGATGCAGCAACGATCCGGCAAATCGCCAAAGGCCAGATTGCTTCGGATACGACATTCGCAAGCTATACAGAAGGTCTTTCGATCTTCAATATTGGTAAAATCAAGGCGTTAATCAACGATTCCTCCGTAGTTCCGGCTGCGGAATTGCTGGAAACACATGTGTTTGCCGGGATGGATCGCGCCTTGCATTTGCGCCCGAATTTCGGGTTGGCGCTAGGGTTGTTCTCGACGCGCATTTCCGCATTTGAATATGGCACACCCGGTGAAAATAAAAAGCCTTGGTGGCAAGGAGCCGGAGCCGCCTATTTATACAATTCGGACCAAACCCAGTTTAACGGTGCCTATTGGCCGACCGTGAACGCGGTTCGTTTGCCGGGCACGACGACGGACGGGTCAACGGGTACGTTAAGCTCCTTCAAGTTCAATACATCGAATTGGGCAGGAGGTTCGTCGGTAGACGGTCCGTACGGGTCAGTCGGCATGCAGTTCTCAATGTCGAGCAATACAGGGACTCCATTATCTGGCAAAAAGTCTTGGTTCTTATTCGGCGATACGTATATTGCTCTGGGCTCCGATATTACGAGCACAGGCGGCCGCACAGTGGAAACAATCGTTGAGAATCGCAAGCTGAACGCAGGCGGCACAAATACGTTAACGGTAGACGGAATAGCGAAGCCCTCTACAATCGGTTGGTCGGAAGCGATGACAGGCGCCCAATGGGCGCATTTGGCGGGAAGCGTACCCGGTTCCGATATCGCTTATGTTTTCCCTGGAGGCGCTACTGTGAACGGACTTCGGGAGACGCGTACTGGTTCTTGGAATGATATTTATACAGGAACAAGCACAAACGTATTGACCGCAGATTATGCGAGTTTGTCGCTGAATCACGGCGTTAATCCGACGCAAGCCTCCTATGCGTATGCCGTGCTTCCGGGTAAAACAGCGGCTGAGGCTGCTGCCTATGCATCGAATCCGGGTTTTAACGTTCTCAAAAACACGGGGACTGTGCAGGCTGTAAAGGATACGGAAGCGAATGCGGTCGGAGCGAACTTTTGGACAGATTCCGCCCAAACGATACAAGTGGACGGTAATGATTACCTGACCAGCAACAAAAAAGCATCCGTGACTGTAGTCGAAAGCGGAAACGAGCTGCAAATCGGCATTTCCGATCCGACGCAATCCAATACAGGAACGATTGAAATCGAGCTTCACCGAGCAACAACCGGTGTCATTGGGCTAGATTCGGGGATAACTGTGAAGCAGTTTGCTCCTACAACTAAGCTGGAAGTGAAGGCAGGGGGTTCAATTGGCAAAACGTTCCTGGCTAAGCTGAACATAGGTCAACCGACTACGTCAGCAGCACCTCAGTTAATAGAAGTAACGAAAGGTGACGGCTCCGCCACGCTGAAATGGAGCGGGTATACGGGAGCTGCCGGCTACCGGGTTTATTACGGAACGACTGCCGGAAGCTATACGAATTCAGTAGATGTGTCTGCTGTAAGCGCAGGCGAAACCAGTTACACGGTAACGGGGTTGACGAACAAGGCTACGTATTATTTCATAGTGAAGGCCGTAAACGGTTCTGGGGAAAGCGCTCCGTCGGGCGAATTGTCGATCACGCTCCCTGATATGGTTTCTTTTGCCCCAACAGCGGATACGTATGTGCGCAACGGTTCATATGCGAATACGAATAATGGTACGGATCCTTCGCTCGTTGTCAAAAATGACGGTACTGGTTTTAACAGACAGTCCTTCTTAAAGTTTGACTTGTCCTCCTTCACCGGCTTGATCAAGTCGGCGAAAATAAGGCTTGTGCCTACTTCTATCGGCAAAAGCGGCATCTCACAGCAGGCGAATATAGCAACGAACGATTCTTGGTCGGAAACAGGTATGACTTGGAATAACCAGCCGGGTGTCGGAACACTACTAGCGAATTGGACGGCGCCGACCGTCGGGACGCCGGTCGAATTCGATGTGACGGGTGCGGTTTACGATGCAATATCGACGGATAAAACGTTCTCGATCCGTATTATGGCGACCACGAATCAGGGTTCCACAGGCGATGTCATTTACGCTTCCAAAGAGAACGCCACGGCGAATTATCGTCCTGTGCTTATTATTGAGAAACCAACGTATATACCAGCAGCAACGATCGATAATGCACCTGCCGGCTGGGTCAATCATGATGTCACGGTAACGCTCACTCCAGGCGACGGCGGCTCAGGTGTAGCTGGAACCTTCTACACGGTGAACGGCGGTATCGAGCAGCAAGGCACTTCCGTTACCATCACAACAGAAGGCAGTCACACCATCTCTTACTGGAGCGTTGACAAGGAAGGTAATGTTGAATCTCCACATACCGCGGTCGTGCAATTGGATAAGATGGCCCCAACGCTTAATGTCATTTTGGATAAAACTGCTTTGTGGCTGGCTAATCATCAAATGAATACGGTAAACGCTTCAGTGTATGCCAATGATAACCTTTCTGGAATCGCATCCGTTTTGCTTGCATCCATTACAAGCAGCGAGTCGGACAATGGACCAGGGGATGGTCATACGTCAACCGACATTCAAGGTGCAGAAATTGGTATGTTGGATACTGAATATATGCTTCGTGCTGAAAGATCCGGCAAAGGTAATGGACGCATATACACTATCACCTATACGGCTTTTGATCAGGCAGGTAACATAACTTCCGCTTCAGCAACTGTTACGGTTCCTCATGACCAATCTGGAAAGTTATAG
- a CDS encoding DeoR/GlpR family DNA-binding transcription regulator, translating to MFAIERLNKIKELLLAEKRVDVYELSEKFSVTEVTIRRDLDKLEQKGFLVKTYGGAVLNDKLNSLPSDSSGDTDQKFVEEKRMIGKIAAQMIEDGEAIFLSAGSTCLEIARNIKGKKITVLTNDLAIGLELKDTPGVKTIVIGGDLVPSSTMLVGGFALQMLKGIYVNKAFLGVKGAQLDSGYTVSHYEEAMILQEVAKISSEIIIVADYSKFNVKGFARLGDLTMAKKVITNTQLPNDYKKYYFEQAVKLFTTFDFR from the coding sequence ATGTTTGCGATTGAACGATTGAATAAAATTAAAGAGCTGCTCCTGGCGGAGAAGCGGGTCGATGTATACGAGCTCAGTGAGAAGTTTTCCGTTACGGAAGTGACGATTCGTAGAGACCTAGATAAGCTAGAACAAAAAGGATTTCTAGTTAAGACATATGGCGGCGCCGTATTGAACGATAAATTGAATTCGCTTCCTTCTGACTCAAGCGGGGATACTGATCAGAAATTCGTGGAAGAGAAACGAATGATCGGTAAAATCGCAGCTCAAATGATTGAGGATGGAGAAGCCATATTCTTAAGCGCTGGCTCGACGTGTCTGGAGATCGCCAGGAATATCAAAGGAAAGAAAATCACTGTTTTAACGAATGACTTGGCCATTGGTCTTGAATTGAAAGATACGCCTGGTGTGAAGACAATTGTCATCGGAGGCGATTTGGTACCATCGTCAACGATGCTTGTTGGCGGGTTTGCTCTGCAAATGCTCAAAGGCATTTATGTGAACAAAGCTTTTCTAGGTGTAAAGGGTGCGCAGTTGGACTCCGGCTATACGGTTAGTCACTACGAGGAAGCGATGATTTTGCAGGAGGTTGCAAAAATTTCCAGCGAAATCATTATTGTTGCGGATTACTCCAAATTTAATGTCAAAGGCTTTGCCAGACTTGGCGATCTGACGATGGCTAAGAAAGTAATTACAAACACACAACTACCGAACGATTATAAGAAATATTACTTTGAGCAAGCCGTCAAACTTTTTACAACCTTTGATTTTCGGTAA
- a CDS encoding MurR/RpiR family transcriptional regulator: protein MADNHLAQSLSGGLIMLQEIAEQLPPSERKIALYIIENPHEAIRCTANELGELSSTSASAVIRLCKSLGLSGFQELKLRVAGDMRNSNEVGFTDFEPDEPQPSIVQKVTANSVRALQETAEIMNYEALGKAVEALERAQSIHFFGVGASAVIAQDAQLKFVRVNRSTTSNTDFHISAMLVAQSNKKDVVVGISFSGETYEVGKLLELAKEKGATTISLTSYGLSPISEIADINLFVSAKQEEVFRSAATSSRLAQLHLIDILFMCVLTNQYEASIQHLDEVRMGVNFIKQNTALKKQ, encoded by the coding sequence ATGGCAGACAATCATCTTGCCCAGTCGCTTTCGGGGGGCTTAATCATGCTGCAGGAAATCGCGGAGCAATTGCCACCGTCTGAGCGAAAGATTGCCTTATATATCATTGAAAATCCCCATGAGGCGATTCGTTGTACGGCCAATGAGTTAGGAGAATTAAGCTCTACAAGCGCTTCTGCGGTTATTCGGCTGTGTAAATCACTTGGACTCAGTGGATTTCAGGAATTGAAACTTAGAGTAGCCGGAGATATGCGGAATTCAAATGAAGTCGGCTTTACTGACTTTGAACCGGACGAACCGCAGCCATCCATTGTTCAGAAAGTTACCGCGAATAGTGTTCGCGCGCTGCAGGAGACTGCAGAAATCATGAATTATGAGGCATTGGGCAAAGCGGTGGAAGCCCTGGAGCGAGCGCAAAGTATTCATTTCTTTGGTGTTGGTGCATCTGCTGTTATTGCTCAGGATGCGCAGCTGAAGTTCGTTCGTGTAAATAGATCGACAACTTCGAATACAGATTTTCATATTTCGGCTATGCTGGTCGCACAGTCAAATAAGAAGGATGTCGTCGTAGGTATTTCATTCTCGGGAGAGACCTATGAAGTTGGTAAACTCCTGGAGCTAGCCAAGGAGAAAGGCGCAACAACGATCAGCTTAACGAGCTATGGATTATCGCCGATCAGCGAAATTGCTGACATTAATTTGTTCGTGTCCGCCAAACAAGAAGAGGTCTTCCGCAGCGCCGCAACTTCTTCCCGGCTCGCTCAGCTTCATTTGATCGATATTTTATTCATGTGCGTGCTAACGAATCAGTATGAGGCATCCATTCAACATCTGGATGAGGTTCGTATGGGTGTCAATTTTATCAAACAAAATACGGCTTTAAAGAAGCAATAA
- a CDS encoding endo-alpha-N-acetylgalactosaminidase family protein, producing the protein MIQSASATIVNPKDAVGRFNSLTVTENVVIPPSSVTLSTPASVNHQDQTTLNYTTVPANATPAFEWTAANTDIVSVYGNLVVGENVGETTVTATSIYNSEVKSTGTVTVAQNNSVFSIENNKMKVYLDRDFPRAIQYEMKASGAKIDGNRTKLDTLRLTTGMTYSLNTSQGLTGSTVKDYKPVVTTGEPILNADGSQHVIYTLKVTELNAEIKIKVTVEGMVLKFDFIEINENPANRIFTIEIPDHNPVTVSNFSTGSSFAGSKMESNIGRSGDSFFNIGDMLTGSDYYNYAFVSNGSVAAGIKSNAFGLTDGSVARRVFADTKRNDSLVTTSLLSGSWVWRFPDATKKFIDYEGIYGEAQALITRTYTDEPYERDMPHVWVVLAEENNDDGIVNWQDATNEFRSVAKVAVGSDKIADAVVQRLIMSQGNETNYPYLASVDETKRISLHTDGLGQIILQKYHNAGNWGDFSVYDDQLGGLDEFRKFVDITTKQYNSFVGVHTNFTEYFAKVDQFSYENVEMQADGITPRSKGYVAFGYYLHQAYVIDDQMDALTRYNENEASQEKSRFERMNRFKTDIPDLGFIYSDVYSHNGWRGNALARDYEDNGLAYFVEWPYVAEESAAWAHWSVEKSYSPASLKGYSSDIARFIFNDTKDRWDNYTTDNWKADIEETRVPNSAFLLMGADTTSYEGWVHNGINEYDSIVEKIYRNNIPTKFMQHFPITRMEKDKDGWADYIEFNNGDVKVYAEGHENPNNETRNSKRIIEKDGKKIYEQVNTIGTDQGSTKYLIPWDEGDMQKLDEQEEKEIKLYHWNDDGGSTTWELPDRWLDLETVYMYKLSDLGKISEQVLTVENGKVTLNTDARTPYVVYKEQQDMDVDVEFGGGQYVYNPGFSTGSLKGWNTINGNPEVVRNDNTNMPLFTTGGAAVELNSNADNHGRSRNWELAVNDSNETEVSQTITGLTPGDEYAVSVMVEVQRGKTRKASLIVDTDGDTFSNYTDSSILLNYDRYDSKEKTGMLRMRVVFTADAPTATIRLHAAAGEGEVRFDNMRVYKTATPTPKTPVTDGKTILYQDFESSPDGTTEAGTAINKPTFEGFFPFNLGNGGGFREARTIMQRRHEPYTQNNTVPDWGDNAPESVRNFVQPTKDQAGNTVTGQWWDTTTIPVDLVVDGNTSFSNITGSAGIMYQTTPQSLRFEEGKTYRISFDYQTGVNGIFAFVLGSGMNGTMSQRASSTTVEFTGLQHYDYLQGTMGPYFNNVKSNRSDDGVPITAMPEGWAANGTYRNTDIKTAVPNWRGYYEYEFVSTSDQTWFGILRNGDTPAPSDNPNPFIIDNLLIVEVPVVQIDKTAPTTSDNAPAGWVNSDVTVTFNASDSGSGLAGTFYAVDGGIEQQGTSVSITVEGSHTISYWSVDKAGNVESPHTAIVQVDKTVPTFNVVLDKPVLWPANHQMITVSASVYANDSHSGIASILLTSITSNESDNGSGDGNSSTDIQGAEIGNLDTEFMLRAERSGKGNGRIYTITYTAFDQAGNRTSASSTVTVPHDQTGK; encoded by the coding sequence GTGATACAATCGGCATCCGCGACGATCGTCAATCCGAAGGACGCCGTCGGGCGCTTTAACAGCTTGACGGTCACCGAGAACGTGGTGATTCCGCCGTCATCTGTTACACTGTCCACTCCCGCCAGCGTGAATCATCAGGACCAGACAACGCTGAATTATACAACTGTCCCCGCGAACGCTACGCCGGCCTTTGAGTGGACAGCCGCCAACACCGACATTGTGTCCGTGTACGGTAACCTGGTGGTCGGAGAAAATGTCGGTGAAACAACGGTTACGGCGACTTCCATATACAATTCGGAGGTTAAATCAACCGGGACGGTGACGGTTGCACAAAACAATAGCGTGTTCAGCATCGAGAACAATAAAATGAAGGTCTATCTGGATAGAGACTTCCCCCGCGCCATTCAGTATGAGATGAAGGCCAGCGGCGCGAAGATCGATGGCAACCGCACCAAGCTGGACACCCTCAGACTGACGACCGGCATGACATACAGCTTAAATACGTCCCAGGGGTTGACAGGTTCAACGGTTAAGGACTACAAGCCCGTCGTTACAACCGGTGAGCCAATCCTGAACGCAGACGGTAGCCAGCATGTTATCTATACCTTAAAAGTGACCGAGTTGAACGCGGAAATCAAGATCAAGGTGACGGTGGAGGGTATGGTGCTCAAGTTTGATTTTATCGAGATTAATGAGAATCCGGCCAACCGCATTTTCACAATCGAAATACCTGATCATAATCCGGTAACTGTCAGCAATTTTAGTACCGGCTCCTCATTTGCCGGTTCCAAAATGGAAAGCAACATCGGAAGGAGCGGCGACAGTTTCTTCAATATAGGAGATATGTTGACTGGCTCCGATTATTATAACTACGCCTTTGTGTCCAACGGCAGCGTGGCCGCCGGCATCAAGAGCAACGCCTTCGGGTTGACTGACGGCAGCGTGGCAAGACGCGTATTCGCTGACACCAAGCGAAACGACTCGCTGGTCACCACGAGTCTGCTCAGCGGCTCTTGGGTATGGCGATTCCCTGATGCGACCAAGAAATTTATTGACTATGAGGGTATATACGGAGAAGCGCAAGCCTTAATAACCAGAACGTATACAGATGAACCCTACGAAAGGGATATGCCGCATGTCTGGGTCGTGCTGGCGGAAGAAAACAACGACGACGGCATCGTTAACTGGCAGGATGCGACCAATGAGTTCCGCAGTGTCGCTAAAGTGGCGGTCGGCTCGGACAAAATTGCCGACGCGGTCGTACAACGGCTTATTATGTCACAGGGCAACGAAACCAACTACCCGTATCTGGCATCGGTGGACGAGACCAAGCGGATCTCGCTGCATACGGACGGCTTGGGACAAATCATCCTGCAAAAATACCATAACGCAGGCAACTGGGGCGACTTCAGCGTCTACGATGACCAACTGGGTGGCTTGGACGAGTTCCGGAAATTTGTCGACATTACGACCAAACAGTACAACAGCTTTGTCGGTGTCCACACCAACTTTACGGAGTATTTCGCGAAGGTTGACCAGTTCAGCTATGAAAACGTGGAAATGCAAGCCGACGGAATTACCCCGCGAAGCAAAGGTTATGTAGCGTTTGGTTACTACCTGCACCAAGCCTATGTGATCGACGACCAGATGGATGCGCTGACCCGATATAATGAGAATGAGGCAAGTCAGGAAAAAAGCCGTTTTGAGCGCATGAATCGTTTTAAAACCGATATACCGGATCTGGGCTTCATTTACAGCGATGTGTACTCCCATAACGGCTGGCGCGGAAACGCCTTGGCGCGGGATTACGAGGATAACGGCCTTGCGTACTTCGTGGAGTGGCCGTACGTCGCAGAGGAATCTGCCGCGTGGGCGCACTGGTCCGTGGAGAAGAGCTACAGCCCCGCGTCGCTCAAGGGATACTCCAGCGATATTGCCCGGTTTATCTTCAACGACACCAAAGACCGCTGGGATAACTACACGACCGACAACTGGAAGGCCGACATTGAGGAAACCCGAGTGCCGAACAGCGCCTTCTTGCTGATGGGCGCCGATACGACCTCCTACGAGGGCTGGGTGCACAACGGCATCAACGAATATGACTCGATTGTTGAGAAAATCTATCGCAACAACATCCCCACTAAGTTCATGCAGCACTTCCCCATTACGCGCATGGAAAAGGATAAGGATGGCTGGGCGGACTACATCGAGTTTAATAACGGAGATGTGAAGGTTTATGCAGAGGGTCATGAGAACCCCAATAACGAAACAAGAAACAGCAAACGTATCATCGAAAAAGACGGAAAGAAGATTTACGAGCAGGTCAACACAATAGGCACCGATCAAGGTTCCACCAAGTACCTGATACCGTGGGACGAGGGCGACATGCAAAAGCTTGATGAACAAGAAGAGAAGGAGATCAAACTATACCATTGGAACGATGACGGCGGCAGTACGACCTGGGAGCTGCCCGACAGATGGCTGGACCTCGAGACCGTCTATATGTATAAGTTGTCCGACCTGGGCAAGATTTCTGAACAGGTTCTGACGGTGGAGAATGGAAAAGTTACTTTAAATACGGATGCAAGAACCCCGTACGTGGTGTACAAAGAACAGCAGGATATGGATGTGGACGTCGAATTCGGCGGGGGGCAGTACGTGTATAACCCCGGCTTCAGCACCGGCAGCCTCAAAGGTTGGAATACGATAAATGGCAATCCCGAAGTAGTGCGTAACGACAACACAAATATGCCTCTTTTCACCACGGGCGGAGCCGCAGTGGAGCTTAACTCGAATGCCGACAACCACGGCAGAAGCCGCAACTGGGAGCTTGCGGTCAATGACAGTAACGAAACGGAGGTCAGCCAGACAATCACCGGCCTGACGCCCGGCGACGAGTACGCCGTTTCGGTTATGGTGGAGGTGCAGCGTGGCAAAACGCGTAAGGCGTCCCTCATAGTGGATACAGACGGAGATACGTTCTCCAATTATACAGATTCTTCCATCTTGCTTAACTATGACCGCTATGACTCCAAAGAAAAAACCGGTATGCTCCGTATGCGCGTCGTATTCACCGCGGACGCACCCACGGCGACAATCCGGCTGCACGCCGCAGCGGGCGAGGGCGAGGTGCGATTTGACAACATGCGCGTGTACAAGACTGCCACTCCTACGCCGAAGACTCCGGTGACCGACGGGAAAACGATCCTGTATCAGGATTTCGAATCCTCGCCGGACGGAACGACTGAAGCGGGTACGGCCATCAACAAACCCACCTTTGAGGGCTTCTTCCCCTTTAACCTTGGCAACGGCGGTGGGTTTCGCGAAGCCAGAACGATCATGCAGCGCCGTCATGAACCCTATACGCAAAACAATACTGTACCCGATTGGGGCGATAACGCGCCAGAAAGCGTAAGAAACTTTGTGCAGCCCACGAAAGACCAAGCGGGTAATACCGTTACTGGCCAGTGGTGGGATACCACGACCATCCCGGTTGATCTGGTTGTGGACGGCAATACCTCATTCTCTAATATCACTGGAAGCGCGGGCATCATGTACCAGACCACACCCCAGAGCCTCCGGTTTGAAGAGGGCAAGACATACCGTATCAGCTTTGACTACCAGACCGGCGTAAACGGCATCTTCGCCTTTGTGCTCGGGAGTGGTATGAACGGGACAATGAGTCAGAGAGCTTCTTCGACAACCGTGGAATTTACAGGACTCCAGCACTACGATTATCTGCAAGGCACGATGGGCCCGTACTTCAACAACGTTAAGTCGAACCGGTCGGACGACGGCGTGCCAATAACCGCGATGCCCGAAGGCTGGGCTGCCAACGGCACCTACCGCAACACCGACATTAAGACAGCGGTTCCAAACTGGAGAGGATATTATGAGTACGAGTTCGTGAGCACATCCGACCAGACTTGGTTCGGTATTTTGCGAAACGGCGACACCCCGGCGCCGAGCGATAACCCCAACCCGTTTATCATCGACAATCTGCTGATCGTGGAAGTGCCGGTCGTGCAAATCGATAAGACAGCTCCAACAACTTCGGATAATGCTCCTGCTGGCTGGGTGAACAGCGACGTTACGGTTACTTTCAATGCCAGCGACAGCGGCTCAGGCTTAGCGGGCACCTTCTATGCGGTGGACGGCGGTATCGAGCAACAAGGCACTTCCGTTTCCATCACAGTAGAAGGCAGTCACACCATCTCTTACTGGAGCGTTGACAAGGCAGGTAATGTTGAATCTCCACATACCGCGATTGTGCAAGTGGATAAGACGGTCCCAACGTTTAATGTCGTTTTGGATAAACCTGTTTTGTGGCCGGCAAACCACCAAATGATTACGGTAAGTGCGTCCGTGTATGCCAATGATAGCCATTCAGGAATCGCATCCATCTTGCTTACTTCCATTACAAGCAACGAGTCGGACAATGGATCAGGAGATGGTAATTCGTCGACCGACATTCAAGGTGCAGAAATTGGCAATTTGGATACTGAATTTATGCTCCGTGCTGAAAGATCTGGCAAAGGTAATGGACGCATTTACACCATCACCTATACGGCTTTTGATCAGGCAGGCAATAGGACTTCCGCTTCATCAACCGTTACGGTTCCTCATGACCAAACTGGAAAGTAA